The genomic region CCTTTAATTCTAATTCTCTCCCTTATTGTAAATGAGATATTATCTAGAATTTCTGCGAGATTCCCACCTATTTGTCTTTGAATTAACACAGCGGTGATAAGCAATTCTAAATCTTCACTCTCTGCCCTTTTTGTTAAATTAATTAGTGCATCATCTATTGTAGTTCCTAAATTTATTTCTCTATTTGTTTTTCTTAACTCATTTGCTAAAGGGCCATTCATTTCTTTACCTACTAAGTCTATAGCTTGTTGAAAACTATACCCTGCTCTTAAAGAATTAGCCATAACCGTTAAGCAATCTCCAATTTGAAGATTTATCTTTTCAGCTCTAGTTCGTCTTTTTCTCTGTATAATTACTTGAGGAACTGAAACACATAGAATAGATAATATCAAAATAGGACCTACCCCTCCAAGTATAACGCCCCCAATAATTACACTAAAGATTAAACCTAAAATGTTTAACCCTAAAAACTCTTCGCCTCTCATAGGAATTTCAGCCTTTAACAGTTGATTTTCTAGTTTTTTAGTCAAGGTTACTGTAACAAAGAATTTACCAATAATACGCAAGATGTTCTTTTTACTT from Serpentinicella alkaliphila harbors:
- a CDS encoding type II secretion system F family protein, producing MEPIISTLVFMTVLLSLLGLYLSIGSKKSPIALRLKNYSELHKNAFIEESKENQKISKKNILRIIGKFFVTVTLTKKLENQLLKAEIPMRGEEFLGLNILGLIFSVIIGGVILGGVGPILILSILCVSVPQVIIQRKRRTRAEKINLQIGDCLTVMANSLRAGYSFQQAIDLVGKEMNGPLANELRKTNREINLGTTIDDALINLTKRAESEDLELLITAVLIQRQIGGNLAEILDNISFTIRERIRIKGEIKTLTAQGRISGLIIGLMPPILFAILMLINPSYMNVMVKSRVGLMILFGGLLSEIVGVILIKRVVDIEV